In Leptospira montravelensis, the genomic window AATCGCAATTAAATCGATTCCCAAAGTTCACAAAGGATTATAAAAATATTCTATATGTTGTTTTTAGATTTTTTAAATAGTTTACAAAACATAGAAAAAACAAGGAACTTCAATGTTTTTAAAGAATATTCTTTAGATGAACTCTCTAAACTTTTTTTATTTGTAAATACTAAACACAAAATACAGAAACCAATTCGCATCAGTGTGGTTGGAACCAATGGAAAAGGATCTACCTCACATTACCTTGCATCTCTTTTATCCATTTTTGGATACAAAACAGGACTATATACTTCCCCTCACCTTTCGACACCGCTAGAACGATTTCAAATCTTTGAAGATGGAAAACCTCAGGTGCCTAAAGAAGAGGAAGTAAATTCATTTTTTAAAAATTCAATCCTTCCTGATTTAGATAAATTTAAATCACTATCCTATTTTGAATTTTTAACCATTTTTACTTATCTCTATTTTGCAAAAAAAAATACAGATTTCGAAATTTGGGAGGCAGGACTTGGCGGAAGGCTTGACGCCACAAAACTTGTGAATGCCGACCATGTCATATTTACAAAAATTGGATTGGATCATTCTGAAATTTTAGGAGATACCAAAGAAAAAATTTGTATGGAAAAATTAGGAATCCTAACAGATGTTTGCCGAAACCTTTTGGTGATGGATCACGAAGATAATTCCTTAAAAACTCTCATTCAAAATTTTCACAAAGGAAACACTTCAGTTCAGTTCCTCCCTTTGGAACAAAAACCCACGTATTTAGAAACTAACTTTCTTTTTTCCCAAACGGCACTCAGCATTCTTTATCCAGATTTAACTCCAAAACTGAATTCGATAACTTTCGAATCTGTAGCCAAACCTCGGGGGCGTATGGAAGTTTTACAAAACTCTCCTGAAATTGTTTTTGATCCGGCCCATAACCCAGATGCCATCGCTACGACTACTCGCGAATTTGCCAAAACACATCCTTCCTTTTCCCTGCTTCTAGGAAGTCTTCCCGATAAAGACCTAGAAGGGATCCTTTTGCAACTGGAAAGCCTTCCCCTACAATCTCTGGTTTTATGGGAAGGCAGCGGTTTCGGAACTTTCCCAGCCTT contains:
- a CDS encoding Mur ligase family protein, giving the protein MLFLDFLNSLQNIEKTRNFNVFKEYSLDELSKLFLFVNTKHKIQKPIRISVVGTNGKGSTSHYLASLLSIFGYKTGLYTSPHLSTPLERFQIFEDGKPQVPKEEEVNSFFKNSILPDLDKFKSLSYFEFLTIFTYLYFAKKNTDFEIWEAGLGGRLDATKLVNADHVIFTKIGLDHSEILGDTKEKICMEKLGILTDVCRNLLVMDHEDNSLKTLIQNFHKGNTSVQFLPLEQKPTYLETNFLFSQTALSILYPDLTPKLNSITFESVAKPRGRMEVLQNSPEIVFDPAHNPDAIATTTREFAKTHPSFSLLLGSLPDKDLEGILLQLESLPLQSLVLWEGSGFGTFPALPDPLKPVAQRINRKEDLIPLFQGRFPVLVLGSFRLYGIVAKLIQNTTNM